One segment of Anatilimnocola aggregata DNA contains the following:
- a CDS encoding PhnD/SsuA/transferrin family substrate-binding protein → MNTDVATGSQGDRTTGFSPKNVLLVVVPLAALVIAVFGTLYVQAQREPQPVNFLGSVQQALLAPTGLAAGLVDKDGDLVADAPTDAQHWLDPETIEFEVLGNDLAREQEQWADFVTHLQQVTGKRVHLMLRPEQLGVAPGQAVPPPVQQARDLREGKVHLACLNTGAVTIGVNEGGAVPFCVMADDDGKFGYQMEIIVPAKSRVQEVAQLKGSQKILFTSTYSHSGFKAPLTLLWKEFQLQPERDYTAVFVNGQERAIKDIAANRGDAAPVASDLLQRIISRDDFAKDSIRSVYQSKTFPPACFAHAHQLHPELVQKVKTAFLDFPWPGTSLEKAYAAAQQSRFVPATYQADWQPVRDVEDHLAALLKTKN, encoded by the coding sequence ATGAACACGGATGTCGCGACTGGATCGCAGGGTGATCGTACGACGGGCTTCTCGCCGAAGAATGTGCTGCTGGTGGTGGTACCACTGGCAGCGCTGGTAATCGCAGTGTTTGGCACGCTCTATGTGCAAGCTCAGCGCGAGCCGCAGCCGGTGAATTTTCTCGGCAGTGTGCAGCAAGCCCTCCTCGCGCCGACTGGCCTGGCAGCGGGCTTGGTCGATAAGGACGGGGACCTGGTTGCCGATGCTCCCACCGACGCTCAGCACTGGCTCGATCCCGAGACGATCGAGTTCGAAGTGCTGGGGAATGATCTAGCTCGAGAGCAGGAGCAGTGGGCCGACTTCGTAACGCACTTGCAGCAGGTCACAGGCAAGCGGGTGCACCTGATGTTGCGCCCCGAGCAACTGGGGGTTGCGCCTGGCCAGGCAGTGCCGCCACCGGTGCAGCAAGCTCGCGATTTGCGTGAAGGGAAGGTTCACCTGGCGTGCCTCAACACGGGTGCGGTCACTATCGGCGTGAACGAAGGGGGCGCGGTGCCTTTTTGCGTGATGGCCGATGACGATGGCAAGTTTGGCTATCAGATGGAGATCATCGTCCCCGCCAAGAGCCGCGTGCAGGAAGTGGCGCAGCTCAAAGGAAGCCAGAAGATTCTGTTCACGTCGACTTATTCACACTCGGGCTTCAAGGCCCCGCTGACGCTGTTGTGGAAGGAGTTTCAGCTGCAGCCCGAGCGAGATTACACGGCCGTATTCGTGAACGGCCAGGAACGGGCGATCAAAGACATTGCCGCGAATCGTGGTGACGCCGCGCCCGTGGCCAGCGACCTGCTGCAGCGAATCATCAGCCGCGACGATTTTGCCAAGGACTCGATTCGCTCGGTCTATCAATCGAAGACATTCCCGCCCGCCTGTTTCGCCCATGCCCATCAGTTGCATCCCGAATTGGTGCAAAAAGTAAAAACCGCTTTCCTCGATTTCCCATGGCCGGGTACTTCGCTGGAAAAAGCTTATGCAGCAGCCCAGCAATCGCGCTTTGTCCCCGCGACGTACCAAGCCGATTGGCAACCGGTGCGCGATGTGGAAGACCACCTTGCAGCGCTGCTGAAGACGAAGAACTAA